One Acidimicrobiia bacterium genomic window, CCTCGATCTCACGACCAAAGGGGAGCGGCCTACAAGGGCTCTCGTACGGGTCGATTTCAACGTTCCAATAGTGCAAGGCCAGGTCAGCGACGACCTCAGAATAATAGAGGCAGCCCGCACGATCGAGTGGCTGCTGCGGCGCGACGTGACGGTCGTTCTCTGCTCGCACTTGGGAAGACCGAAAGGAAAGCCCGATCCGAAGCTTTCCTTGTCGGCGCTGGTGCCAAAGCTGGCCGAGGTGTTTGGAAAGCGGGTGAATCTCGCACCCCTTCCCCCCTCAACAGAGGCGTCCAAGGTCGTTGAAGAGGCAGGAGTCGGAAGCATCGTCTTGTTAGAAAACGTGAGGTTCGATCCGCGCGAGGAAGCCGGTGACGAAGAGTTTGCTTTAGAGCTTGCTTCGTTGGCAGATGTCTACGTGAACGAGGCTTTTTCGGTATCGCATAGGCCACACGCCTCCATAACTGGGGTGCCAAAGTTTCTGCCGTCAGCAGCGGGATTTGGCCTGTTGCACGAGGTATGCATGCTTTCGAGGCTTTTCGCGCCACAGGAACGTCCCTACGTAGCTGTACTTGGAGGGGCCAAGGTAAAGGACAAGATTGGCGTGGTCTCTGCCTTGTTGGACAAGGTTGACGAGATATGCATAGGCGGAGGCATGGCAAACACCTTTCTAGCGGCGAGGGGTCTACGTGTCGGAGGAGCCGATGTAGAGGAGGCACAGCTGGCTGCTGTGCGAGCGACCATGGAAGCTGCAAACACCAAAAGAAAGGTCGTCCACCTTCCAAGCGATGTGGTTGCAGCACAGCGTTTTGACAAAGACGCTTCTTACGAAATCTTTGAGGTAGACTCTGTGCCTTCAGACTGGATTCCATTAGATATTGGTCCGGAAACGGCGAGACAGTACGCGGATGCGATAAAGGCAGCTGGCACTGTCTTTTGGAATGGACCAATGGGGGTGTTCGAATGGAATGCATTCGCTGCGGGTACCTTTGCAATAGCGGAGGCAGTAGCAGCGTGCAATGGTTTTACTGTCGTCGGAGGCGGTGACACGGCATCCGCGCTGAAGGCATGTGGACACGTCGCCGACGTGAGTCATGTATCCACGGGCGGAGGTGCCTCATTGGAGTTTGTGAGGGACGAGGATCTTGTCGGACTTCGTGCGCTGAGAGAAGTTCGCCAGGCTAGGAAAATCGATCGAGGCTGAAAGAAGAGATGGGTGTGAAGCGCGGAAAGCGGCCACTGATTGCGGGGAACTGGAAAATGAACTTGAACCACCTAGAGGCGATAGAGGTGGTACAGAAACTCTCGTACAACCTTGACCCCTCTGACTACGAAGAAGTCGAGGTCGTAATCTGCCCACCATTCACCGCACTGAGAAGCGTTCAGACTGTCATCGACGCCGACAAGCTGAAATTCGGCCTCGGGGCACAGAACTGTCACTGGCAGCAAAAGGGGGCCTTCACCGGTGAAATATCGCCTTCCATGCTGAAAAAGCTGGATGTTTCTTACGTGATCGTTGGGCACTCGGAGAGAAGACAGCTATTTGGCGAGGGTGACGAGGAGGTAGCCAAGAAAGCGAGGGCTGTTCGAGACCAGGAGATGACGCCGATCATCTGTGTGGGGGAAACGCTCGAGCAAAGGGGAAAAGGCCGTACCGAAGAGGTTGTGAGCGCCCAAACGAAAGCGGGCATCTCGAGATTGTCCGCGGACGAGGCATCGTCCGTTGTTATTGCATACGAGCCTGTCTGGGCCATTGGTACAGGGCGTAATGCCACACCCGACGAGGCCGGTGAGGTAGTTGCGAAGATCAAAGAAGAGGCTGAAAAAAAATTTGGGTCGGCAGTAAGTGATATAAGGGTTCTTTATGGGGGAAGTGTCAAGGCCTCTAACATAGCGGGCTTTGTATCTCACCCTCTCATAGATGGAGCTTTGGTCGGGGGGGCGAGTCTTGATCCGGACG contains:
- the pgk gene encoding phosphoglycerate kinase; amino-acid sequence: MESLDLTTKGERPTRALVRVDFNVPIVQGQVSDDLRIIEAARTIEWLLRRDVTVVLCSHLGRPKGKPDPKLSLSALVPKLAEVFGKRVNLAPLPPSTEASKVVEEAGVGSIVLLENVRFDPREEAGDEEFALELASLADVYVNEAFSVSHRPHASITGVPKFLPSAAGFGLLHEVCMLSRLFAPQERPYVAVLGGAKVKDKIGVVSALLDKVDEICIGGGMANTFLAARGLRVGGADVEEAQLAAVRATMEAANTKRKVVHLPSDVVAAQRFDKDASYEIFEVDSVPSDWIPLDIGPETARQYADAIKAAGTVFWNGPMGVFEWNAFAAGTFAIAEAVAACNGFTVVGGGDTASALKACGHVADVSHVSTGGGASLEFVRDEDLVGLRALREVRQARKIDRG
- a CDS encoding triose-phosphate isomerase, whose product is MGVKRGKRPLIAGNWKMNLNHLEAIEVVQKLSYNLDPSDYEEVEVVICPPFTALRSVQTVIDADKLKFGLGAQNCHWQQKGAFTGEISPSMLKKLDVSYVIVGHSERRQLFGEGDEEVAKKARAVRDQEMTPIICVGETLEQRGKGRTEEVVSAQTKAGISRLSADEASSVVIAYEPVWAIGTGRNATPDEAGEVVAKIKEEAEKKFGSAVSDIRVLYGGSVKASNIAGFVSHPLIDGALVGGASLDPDEFGRIVRYSRPPR